The Arachis ipaensis cultivar K30076 chromosome B07, Araip1.1, whole genome shotgun sequence genomic interval GGACAGTTAATGGAATTACATATTCTAGCTTCCAAGATGCTTGCTATTTCATGGGACTACTGTGCGATGATAGGAAATTCATTACAGCTATTAATGAGGTAGCTGAACTTGCATCTGGTCATCAATTGAGAAAATTATTTGCGATACTACTGATATCTAATAGTATTAGCAACCCAGAGCATGTTTGAAATACAATTTGGACATTATTAGCTGATGGAATACTATATGAGAGgagaaaagttttgaaaaatcAAGGtattttactatgtctttttttttatatcaagattgtattctcttattatttttatttttattaataatattagtaGTTTTGTTTTGGAATTACTTATTAAATATTTCATAAGACCACCTTGTGTTTTTGCTACGACTAAAGATGACTGATGACGAATTGAAAAACCTCTGCCttattgagattgagaagatACTCAACAGCAATGTGAGATCTTTAAGAGACTATCAATCAATACCATATCCTGAGATGTCTGATGAGCCTTTTTCAGAATAAGCTAATAGAAGAGGAGTTAGCATATGACACAAATGAGTTGACTCATACAAACTTATATACAGAACAAAAGATGACTCATGAGCAAAGGTTAGTATTCGATGAGATACTCAATGATGTTATTACAGACTTTGGTAGTTTTTACTTCCTTTATGGGCATGGTGGGTGTGGTAAGACATTTATTTGGAATGGACATTCTTCTGCTATTCGGTCTAGAGGAAAGATTGTTTTAAATGTCGCATCCAGTGGAATTGCGTCTTTACTCCTATTTGGTGGCAGAACGACTCATTCTAGATTTTCAATACCCATTACAATTACTGATGAATCTACTTGCAATATCAAGCATGGCAGTTTGAAGGCTGAGCTGCTCATCCAAAGTAGCTTAATAATTTGGGATAAAGCTCCAATGCTCAATAAAATGTGCTTTGAAGCACTTGATCGGACGCTCAGGGATCTTATGTCAGTTACTGATCAACATAAGACACATCAACCATTTGGTGGTAATGTTGTTGTTCTAGGAGGTGATTTCAGACAGATATTTCTGGTGATTCCGAAAGGGAGTAGACACGATATATTGACATCAGCTATTAACTCATCCCATCTGTGGTCGTTTTGTAAGGTTCTAAAACTGCATACGAACATGAGGCTTCTAATGTCTTCTTCAGATCAAGATGAAGGTGAAATGAAGAGATTTTCTAATTGGATACTTGATGTTGGAAATGGAAATATTGGTTCTGTTGTTGGCGATGAATCAGAAATTGAAATTTCAGATGATCTATTGATTACAACTACTGATGACCCTCTATTTCATTTAGTAGACTTTGCATATCCAAATTTGTTGCAAAACATGTCAGATTATAGGTATTTTTAGAGTAGGGCAATTCTTGTACCCACGCTTGAGAGTGTCGAGAAGGTAAACGATTTTGTCTTGACAATCTTTTCAGGTATGAAAAAGGAGTATTTGAGTTCTGACACAACATGTCAAGCTGATGAGAATGAAGATGTACAATAAGAGTGGTTCACACCAGAGTTCCTAAATGACATCAAATGTTCGGGACTACCCAATCACAAGTTGACTTTGAAATCAGGAGTCGATGTAATGCTACTGCAAAACATAGACCAGACTTCAGGTTTATGCAACGGGACAAGATTAATATTTAACGAACTTGGCAGCAACGTAATTGGAGCGACGGTAGTGACCGGTAGAAATATTGGAGATAAAGTGTATATTcaaaaaatgaacttgatcccttCAAATTCAGggttgccatttaagtttcaacGGAGACAATTTCCATTAACAGTATGCTTTGCAATGACCATTAGCAAGAGTCAGGGTCAATCATTATCACATGTAAGACTTTACTTACCAAAATTAGTGTTCACCCACGGACAACTTTATgttgctttgtcaagagttaagagtcgcaGTGGCCTCAGGGTTTTAATTCTAGACGAAGACGGCAATCCAAAGTCATCAATAACAAATGTCGTGttcaaagaagtttttaataatatctaggtaagaataatattattttcattttaatagcATGTTATGATTTACACATTTGTATAAATATTTACTATAGATATAACAAATTTATCTATAAAATTGACGTGCTATTATTACagttatatatgttcttatttttttcatgtctccctccttatggttcaagaatattataaactttaAACTCTTCTATATgctttttactttgaataaagataaaatagcaTATTCAGTACGTTTATTATATAATGACAATGATCGTGttatactaaattaaaaaattttataattataaaatattatttttaatttaacatgtcaaatttaaatataaaccTGTACATCGCACGGGTTTAATACTAGTAACAANNNNNNNNNNNNNNNNNNNNNNNNNNNNNNNNNNNNNNNNNNNNNNNNNNNNNNNNNNNNNNNNNNNNNNNNNNNNNNNNNNNNNNNNNNNNNNNNNNNNNNNNNNNNNNNNNNNNNNNNNNNNNNNNNNNNNNNNNNNNNNNNNNNNNNNNNNNNNNNNNNNNNNNNNNNNNNNNNNNNNNNNNNNNNNNNNNNNNNNNNNNNNNNNNNNNNNNNNNNNNNNNNNNNNNNNNNNNNNNNNNNNNNNNNNNNNNNNNNNNNNNNNNNNNNNNNNNNNNNNNNNNNNNNNNNNNNNNNNNNNNNNNNNNNNNNNNNNNNNNNNNNNNNNNNNNNNNNNNNNNNNNNNNNNNNNNNNNNNNNNNNNNNNNNNNNNNNNNNNNNNNNNNNNNNNNNNNNNNNNNNNNNNNNNNNNNNNNNNNNNNNNNNNNNNNNNNNNNNNNNNNNNNNNNNNNNNNNNNNNNNNNNNNNNNNNNNNNNNNNNNNNNNNNNNNNNNNNNNNNNNNNNNNNNNNNNNNNNNNNNNNNNNNNNNNNNNNNNNNNNNNNNNNNNNNNNNNNNNNNNNNNNNNNNNNNTATTTTACTATGTATTTAATATAGATGATTGATCTAGTGATTGATTTTTGTATACACATGTTTGTTATGAATATGAATGGCTTAAAAGTATTTTGTATTATTGATTAGTTTAATTATAAAAGACATAAACAcataccaaaaataaataaataaataaataaataaacaaatttaaaccgtactaaaaaaatatcaaaatgttCCTAGATTTCTCACCCAATCTTCGAATCTCAGACTCACTGCCATTATGCCATAGTCTCTTCTTTGTCTCTTCTCCTTCACACTCGGCTCCCGATTTTCTTCGACAGCTTCTTTCTCCAtcctcttccttctttttctgCACGGCGCCCTGCCAAGGTCACCGCAGCATTCGTCGCGCGCCTCACCTAGCCGAGGAGAACGTCGCCGCGTCAGAGAGCGTCGCCGTCTTCCTCATTCCAGAGAGTGTCGCCGTCTTTCTCGTACTTCGTCACCGTCGTCAGCCTCTCTCTTCCGGTAACTCCCCCTCTgtgatttcttttaattattatagtaCTGTAGTGATTTCTGTAATTAATGTGATTTACTTTAATTTCTGTGATTTTATATTCGATGTTGTTAATTTTGTCAATTCTTGCTTTAATCCAAAGTCTGCCTTAATGTCTACAATCAAGAGGACTAACATTCAATTTCTTTATGATTCATCAAGAATGGAACAAAGTGTAATAATCCTGGTTGGTTAATTACCTTGTGGTTGGTCTTGAACCAATCACCAATGAGCAAAGTGAAATCACCAGTAGGGTTTGGATAAGGGATTGGGATGACAGATCTGTGCTAGATATTGAGTCCTCCAAATCCTCCAGCAGCTTTGTGAAATGCAGTTGATGAAAAGTAGGAAAATGTGCCAATTTGATCCTTGATTTAAAACTTGTATGTGTAGTTTGAGTTTAGAGGAATGGCACAGTTTGTTCCCAACATCTTGCCATGAGTTCTTCTTTTGCTTAATGCCAttcctatatatattttttgcttttttttttatttgtgttcAGAAAAATATTCCTGGCATTATTGCTGCCATGAATTATCTTCCCACCTATTTATGCCttgtataaattttattaatcatgaccTAATAATGTGGTTTGACTATCATCATCTTATGCTTAATAAATTTACCTCTCTTGCACCAGCTATGCTTTAAGTCATCTCAAATTAATGTTGGAACTTGCAGTTTAAAGCATTATTTTGGGTTATCATCTTGTGGTTTAACTGTTATCATCTTGTTTGTTATCTGTCTTAAGCATGATCTGTTATTTTCTATACACTCTTGTCTATTTAATTGCAGGCATTGGTGAAGATGATGGCTGTTTGATGTACCTATCATCGAATTACTCCAAATGCCTATAATCTTTTAGATGTGGTTCTTTACCAAGCAAGTTATGGTAATCATGTGA includes:
- the LOC107607197 gene encoding uncharacterized protein LOC107607197, whose protein sequence is MTHEQRLVFDEILNDVITDFGSFYFLYGHGGCGKTFIWNGHSSAIRSRGKIVLNVASSGIASLLLFGGRTTHSRFSIPITITDESTCNIKHGSLKAELLIQSSLIIWDKAPMLNKMCFEALDRTLRDLMSVTDQHKTHQPFGGNVVVLGGDFRQIFLVIPKGSRHDILTSAINSSHLWSFCKVLKLHTNMRLLMSSSDQDEGEMKRFSNWILDVGNGNIGSVVGDESEIEISDDLLITTTDDPLFHLVDFAYPNLLQNMSDYSVSDLLDFTSPELDSNGNEQAQRKQQRGKILLPISEQNLQREDAPSNVGVVYNGLEYVIGTAENKTKERSGMVDSSPPFLY